Proteins co-encoded in one Salvia splendens isolate huo1 chromosome 4, SspV2, whole genome shotgun sequence genomic window:
- the LOC121801187 gene encoding tobamovirus multiplication protein 2B-like isoform X2 — protein MAATGGGGRREGSTKIVADQISQSVQSTSNLLHLMLQSSPSRAQLMKLPRNLLSLTSTIKNTESVLEQMPQVVSSLDTHVERGLQCLPHLDTVVQLLSHMQSSQLKPLSRADLGQQDLKLSEQVPRVT, from the exons ATGGCTGCGACAGGCGGCGGCGGCAGGAGAGAAGGGTCAACCAAAATTGTGGCTGATCAAATCTCGCAGTCTGTGCAGTCCAcctccaatcttcttcatctcatgCTCCAGTCCTCCCCCTCTCGC GCTCAACTGATGAAGCTTCCAAGAAATCTTCTGTCTCTGACTTCCACCATAAAAAACACAGAGTCA GTATTGGAGCAGATGCCTCAAGTTGTTTCATCTCTGGACACACATGTAGAAAGAGGATTGCAATG TCTGCCTCATCTTGATACTGTAGTTCAGTTACTTTCCCATATGCAAAGCAGCCAGCTTAAGCCTTTGTCCAGAGCTGACCTTGGTCAACAG GACCTTAAACTTTCGGAGCAAGTTCCAAGGGTGACCTAG
- the LOC121801187 gene encoding tobamovirus multiplication protein 2B-like isoform X1 — protein sequence MAATGGGGRREGSTKIVADQISQSVQSTSNLLHLMLQSSPSRAQLMKLPRNLLSLTSTIKNTESVLEQMPQVVSSLDTHVERGLQCLPHLDTVVQLLSHMQSSQLKPLSRADLGQQQDLKLSEQVPRVT from the exons ATGGCTGCGACAGGCGGCGGCGGCAGGAGAGAAGGGTCAACCAAAATTGTGGCTGATCAAATCTCGCAGTCTGTGCAGTCCAcctccaatcttcttcatctcatgCTCCAGTCCTCCCCCTCTCGC GCTCAACTGATGAAGCTTCCAAGAAATCTTCTGTCTCTGACTTCCACCATAAAAAACACAGAGTCA GTATTGGAGCAGATGCCTCAAGTTGTTTCATCTCTGGACACACATGTAGAAAGAGGATTGCAATG TCTGCCTCATCTTGATACTGTAGTTCAGTTACTTTCCCATATGCAAAGCAGCCAGCTTAAGCCTTTGTCCAGAGCTGACCTTGGTCAACAG CAGGACCTTAAACTTTCGGAGCAAGTTCCAAGGGTGACCTAG